A genomic region of Planktothrix serta PCC 8927 contains the following coding sequences:
- a CDS encoding alpha/beta fold hydrolase codes for MVTLESDWQHLFVETNNIRLHTVTQGEGELVVLLHGFPEFWYAWRYQIPALARYFKVVVPDLRGYNDSDKPESGYDLDTLCTDIQGLIERLGYVKAHIVGHDWGGLIAWHFAQKFPQSLNRLAILNAPPPHRFVQELVSNLDQLRRSWFVFAFQVPGIPEWLIQQNLKEFVTNALREHAIRKGAFSAEETQIYEAALEKPGVLQAAMSYYRHLFWPPTWLLDWVRTPQKVMSPTLVLWGKEDSFLSHHLTEGLDRLIAAPFKLQLIPDCGHWMQQEVPQTVNRELLNFLRR; via the coding sequence ATGGTAACACTAGAATCTGATTGGCAACATCTGTTTGTTGAGACGAATAACATTCGTTTACACACGGTTACCCAAGGCGAGGGTGAACTCGTTGTACTCCTGCATGGGTTTCCTGAGTTTTGGTACGCTTGGCGCTATCAAATTCCCGCCCTAGCCCGTTATTTTAAAGTTGTTGTCCCTGATTTACGCGGTTACAACGATTCGGATAAACCGGAAAGTGGCTATGATTTAGATACCCTTTGTACTGATATTCAAGGATTAATTGAACGTCTAGGCTACGTCAAAGCTCATATCGTTGGGCATGATTGGGGCGGGTTAATTGCATGGCATTTCGCTCAAAAGTTTCCCCAATCTCTCAACCGTTTGGCGATTCTTAACGCTCCGCCCCCCCATCGTTTTGTTCAAGAATTAGTCAGTAATTTAGATCAACTTCGCCGCAGTTGGTTTGTGTTTGCCTTTCAAGTTCCGGGAATTCCTGAATGGTTAATTCAACAAAATTTAAAAGAATTTGTTACCAATGCGTTGCGAGAACACGCCATTCGTAAAGGTGCTTTTAGCGCCGAAGAAACTCAAATTTATGAAGCCGCTTTAGAAAAACCAGGGGTATTACAAGCGGCGATGAGTTATTATCGTCATTTATTTTGGCCGCCCACTTGGTTATTAGATTGGGTGCGAACTCCTCAAAAAGTGATGTCTCCCACTTTAGTATTATGGGGCAAAGAAGACTCCTTTTTAAGTCATCATCTTACTGAAGGTTTAGATCGATTAATTGCAGCCCCGTTTAAACTCCAATTAATTCCTGATTGTGGTCACTGGATGCAACAGGAAGTTCCCCAAACCGTAAATCGGGAATTGTTGAATTTTTTAAGGCGTTAG
- a CDS encoding DUF1815 family protein, translated as MFLRLAEQHRKFVQDLVMNLQALATVLERQGYLASCYTCGGQMNSASFMVSLGENHLIRFLVSDYGITWTEMRDDRELMKLEGAEAIQQLQELANLMIYRGMPSASPLVMTPKLIQRV; from the coding sequence ATGTTTCTCAGACTTGCAGAACAACACCGCAAATTTGTTCAGGACTTGGTGATGAACCTCCAAGCTCTAGCCACCGTGCTAGAACGACAAGGGTATCTCGCCTCCTGCTACACCTGTGGCGGTCAGATGAATAGCGCCTCCTTCATGGTGAGTTTGGGCGAAAATCATCTGATTCGTTTCCTGGTGTCGGACTATGGAATTACCTGGACGGAAATGCGCGACGACCGGGAACTTATGAAACTAGAAGGGGCTGAAGCTATTCAACAGTTACAGGAATTGGCCAACTTAATGATTTACCGAGGAATGCCATCGGCTTCCCCCTTGGTCATGACTCCCAAACTCATCCAGCGTGTGTAG
- the nagA gene encoding N-acetylglucosamine-6-phosphate deacetylase: MTTTQQQDTATFDIINVRLPGSQNLQQVLIRQGQIYNIEPMKVSSQPGSTAEIERLDLEGDWLSLGGIDLQINGALGLAFPDLEPQDFPKLTKICQYLWQQGIDGFMPTIVTTSVEKIQRSLSTIAQFIQQIPPDQPTAKILGVHLEGPFLNPSKRGAHPQEHLLPLTLDHVQRVLGDYGNWVKIITLAPELDPTGTVIPHLTNLDIIVSLGHSQATADQAEQAFALGATMVTHAFNAMPSLHHREPGLLGSALVNPKVQSGFIADGQHVSPLMVELLLRMSGITATQETTNLIPLFLVSDALAPLGLPDGVYPWDQRQIEVKQGTARLSDGTLAGTTLPLLIGVQNLVQWNCCNVGDAIALATTAPRQALGLFSLIGQSATHLLRWKVHLCSQTTTLTWQRLFPDI, encoded by the coding sequence ATGACAACAACACAACAGCAAGACACTGCTACCTTCGATATTATCAATGTCCGTCTCCCTGGATCACAAAATTTACAACAAGTTTTAATTCGCCAAGGTCAAATCTATAATATTGAACCGATGAAGGTTTCGTCTCAACCTGGATCAACAGCAGAAATAGAACGGTTAGATCTCGAAGGAGATTGGCTATCCTTGGGAGGAATAGATTTACAAATTAACGGAGCATTAGGATTAGCCTTTCCCGATTTAGAACCCCAAGATTTTCCTAAATTAACCAAAATTTGTCAATACTTATGGCAACAGGGAATTGATGGTTTTATGCCTACTATTGTGACTACTTCTGTTGAGAAAATACAGCGATCGCTATCAACAATTGCCCAATTTATCCAACAGATTCCTCCAGACCAACCCACCGCTAAAATATTAGGGGTTCATCTTGAAGGGCCATTTCTCAATCCCAGTAAACGTGGGGCTCATCCCCAAGAGCATTTGTTACCCCTAACGCTGGATCATGTTCAACGGGTTCTAGGAGACTATGGAAACTGGGTTAAAATCATTACTTTAGCCCCGGAATTAGACCCCACAGGAACGGTTATTCCCCATTTGACCAATTTAGACATTATTGTGAGTTTAGGCCACTCCCAAGCCACCGCAGACCAAGCAGAACAAGCCTTTGCACTGGGGGCAACGATGGTAACTCATGCGTTCAATGCCATGCCCAGTTTACACCATCGAGAACCCGGTTTATTAGGATCGGCGTTAGTAAATCCAAAGGTTCAATCTGGCTTTATTGCTGACGGACAACACGTTTCCCCCTTAATGGTGGAGTTGCTCTTGCGAATGTCGGGAATAACCGCAACCCAGGAAACGACTAATTTAATCCCCCTGTTTTTAGTCAGTGATGCCTTAGCACCTTTGGGACTACCCGATGGTGTTTATCCTTGGGATCAACGACAAATTGAAGTCAAACAAGGAACAGCCCGTCTAAGCGATGGTACTTTAGCCGGAACCACATTACCCTTATTAATCGGGGTGCAAAATTTAGTTCAATGGAATTGTTGTAACGTCGGAGATGCGATCGCCTTAGCCACGACAGCCCCTCGACAGGCTCTAGGTCTGTTTTCTCTTATTGGTCAATCTGCTACCCATCTCTTGCGCTGGAAAGTTCATCTCTGTTCTCAAACCACCACCTTGACTTGGCAGCGACTGTTCCCTGACATCTAG
- a CDS encoding DUF2839 domain-containing protein, translating into MGEAKRRKQNLKEQYGQEEKIVSWLPITKNQSQQFIEITSKASWLGIGLLVAVWVTIRFIGPGLGWWQID; encoded by the coding sequence ATGGGTGAAGCCAAACGCCGAAAACAAAACCTGAAAGAGCAGTATGGCCAAGAAGAAAAGATTGTGTCTTGGCTGCCGATCACCAAAAACCAAAGCCAACAATTCATAGAGATTACCTCTAAAGCCAGTTGGTTAGGCATTGGGTTACTTGTTGCCGTCTGGGTTACGATTCGATTTATCGGCCCTGGATTGGGCTGGTGGCAAATTGATTGA
- the purE gene encoding 5-(carboxyamino)imidazole ribonucleotide mutase: MGSDSDLPTMSAAIAVCEEFGISHEVAIVSAHRTPERMFEYAKTAHLRGLKVIIAGAGGAAHLPGMVASLTPLPVVGVPVTTRTLQGVDSLYSIVQMPGGIPVATVAIGNAKNAGLLAVQILASHDSELLQKVLDYRENLKQSVLEKQERLDEVGYAEY; encoded by the coding sequence ATGGGGAGTGATTCTGATTTACCCACGATGAGTGCTGCGATCGCCGTGTGTGAAGAATTTGGGATTTCCCATGAGGTGGCAATTGTTTCGGCGCACCGCACCCCAGAACGGATGTTTGAGTACGCGAAAACTGCCCATCTGCGAGGTCTGAAGGTTATTATTGCCGGGGCAGGAGGGGCAGCGCATCTACCCGGAATGGTAGCTTCTTTAACGCCTCTACCTGTAGTTGGAGTTCCGGTGACAACTCGCACGTTACAGGGGGTTGATTCTCTCTATTCTATTGTACAAATGCCGGGGGGAATTCCGGTGGCAACGGTAGCGATCGGCAATGCTAAAAATGCGGGTTTATTAGCGGTACAAATATTAGCCAGTCATGATTCTGAACTATTACAAAAGGTTTTAGATTATCGAGAAAATCTCAAGCAATCTGTTCTGGAAAAACAAGAGCGTTTAGATGAAGTGGGTTATGCAGAATATTAA
- the recA gene encoding recombinase RecA: MATVKDNSSSEKKKALTQVLNQIERSFGKGAIVRLGDATRMKVETIPSGALTLDLALGGGLPKGRVIEIYGPESSGKTTLALHAIAEVQKAGGVAAFVDAEHALDPSYAAVLGVDTENLLVSQPDTGEMGLEVVDQLVRSVAVDIIVIDSVAALVPRAEIEGDMGDAHMGLQARLMSQALRKITGNIGKSNCTVIFLNQLRQKIGVVYGNPETTTGGNALKFYASVRLDIRRIQTLKRGTDEYGIRAKVKVAKNKIAPPFRIAEFDIIFGKGISTLGCLVDLAEETGVLKRKGAWYSYNGDNIGQGRDKTLTYLEENPALATEIEQKVRGALDSGAVVSANSVTQVDSHDEEEFDSSSEEE; encoded by the coding sequence ATGGCTACAGTAAAAGATAATTCTAGTTCTGAAAAGAAAAAAGCTCTAACCCAAGTTTTAAACCAAATTGAGCGTAGCTTTGGTAAAGGTGCTATTGTCCGCTTAGGGGACGCCACCCGGATGAAAGTGGAAACCATTCCCAGTGGCGCATTAACCCTAGACTTAGCCTTGGGAGGGGGTTTACCCAAGGGACGGGTGATTGAAATCTATGGGCCAGAAAGTTCGGGTAAAACTACATTAGCTTTACACGCGATCGCAGAAGTCCAAAAAGCCGGAGGAGTCGCCGCCTTTGTAGACGCCGAACACGCCCTAGATCCTAGCTATGCGGCTGTCTTAGGCGTCGATACCGAAAATTTACTCGTTTCTCAACCGGACACCGGAGAAATGGGTTTAGAAGTGGTGGATCAGTTGGTGCGGTCTGTGGCTGTTGATATTATTGTGATTGACTCCGTTGCTGCTTTAGTTCCCAGGGCTGAAATTGAAGGGGATATGGGGGACGCTCACATGGGGTTACAAGCTCGGTTAATGAGTCAAGCCTTACGCAAAATTACGGGTAATATTGGTAAGTCGAATTGTACCGTGATTTTCCTCAACCAATTGCGTCAAAAAATTGGTGTTGTCTATGGAAACCCGGAAACCACAACCGGAGGTAATGCGTTAAAATTCTATGCCTCTGTACGTTTAGATATTCGTCGAATTCAAACTTTAAAACGGGGAACCGATGAGTACGGAATTCGGGCTAAAGTTAAAGTTGCTAAAAATAAAATCGCCCCGCCTTTTCGGATTGCAGAATTTGATATTATTTTTGGAAAAGGGATTTCTACCTTGGGTTGTTTAGTTGATTTAGCGGAAGAAACAGGGGTATTAAAACGCAAAGGAGCTTGGTATAGTTATAACGGTGATAATATTGGTCAAGGACGAGATAAAACCCTAACCTATTTGGAAGAAAATCCAGCCTTGGCGACGGAAATTGAACAAAAAGTTAGAGGGGCTTTAGACAGTGGTGCTGTGGTTTCAGCCAATTCTGTCACCCAAGTTGATAGTCATGATGAAGAAGAGTTTGATAGCAGTTCAGAAGAAGAATAA
- a CDS encoding pseudouridine synthase: MSYRYILFYKPYDVLSQFTDEDPTTTPRKTLKDFISIPNVYPVGRLDRDSEGLLLLTNHNLVKHRLIDPKFAHPRTYWVQVERIPDKIALQQLSRGVQLSDYRTKPAQVQLLPTEPSLPPRDPPIRFRKTVPTAWLELTLTEGRNRQVRKMTAAVGFPTLRLVRVAIAHLTLNGLQPGQWRDLTAIELKKLMQILGQL; the protein is encoded by the coding sequence ATGTCCTACCGATATATTTTGTTTTACAAACCTTATGATGTTTTGAGTCAGTTTACCGATGAAGATCCGACAACGACTCCGCGTAAAACCCTCAAAGATTTTATTTCAATTCCGAACGTTTACCCCGTTGGACGCTTGGATCGAGATAGTGAAGGATTATTATTATTAACCAATCATAATTTAGTTAAACATCGGTTAATTGATCCTAAATTTGCCCATCCTCGAACCTATTGGGTACAGGTAGAACGCATACCCGACAAAATCGCCTTACAACAGTTGAGTCGGGGGGTGCAATTATCGGATTATCGGACAAAACCTGCTCAAGTGCAATTACTCCCCACAGAACCCAGTTTACCGCCTCGTGATCCTCCGATTCGATTTCGTAAAACCGTACCGACAGCTTGGCTAGAACTGACGTTAACGGAGGGTCGTAACCGTCAAGTGCGGAAAATGACGGCGGCGGTGGGGTTTCCGACGTTACGGTTAGTGAGAGTGGCGATCGCACATTTAACGTTAAACGGACTCCAACCCGGTCAATGGCGAGATTTAACGGCTATTGAACTTAAAAAATTGATGCAAATCTTAGGACAGCTTTAA